In Oscillatoria acuminata PCC 6304, a single window of DNA contains:
- a CDS encoding ABC transporter ATP-binding protein, which produces MSVNSPILAAEDLQVGYSHQTILKNLSIEIERGRVTALVGPNGSGKSTLLKTLARLLSPSSGQVYLNGVALTRLATRDIARQMAILPQNPVAPPGLTVAELVEQGRFPHVGPLGMLRRQDREAIAEALTLTAMTEFAHRRLDNLSGGERQRAWISLALAQETPLLLLDEPTSFLDIGHQLEVLEIVRHLNRDRGMTIILVLHDLNQAARYSDRMVVLKRGRIIADGTPRRVLTPDLLAEAFGVRARVTLEPETGIPLCFPYAYIGNAPLPVDAPQS; this is translated from the coding sequence ATGTCAGTAAACTCCCCGATTCTCGCCGCTGAAGATTTACAAGTTGGTTACAGTCACCAGACTATCCTCAAGAACCTGTCCATCGAGATTGAACGGGGGAGAGTTACGGCATTAGTCGGACCCAATGGGTCGGGCAAATCTACCCTTTTAAAAACTTTAGCTCGATTGTTGTCCCCGAGTAGCGGACAAGTTTATTTGAATGGGGTGGCACTCACGCGCCTTGCCACCCGAGATATCGCCCGTCAAATGGCTATTCTGCCTCAAAATCCAGTCGCCCCTCCGGGATTAACGGTCGCTGAATTAGTGGAACAGGGCCGGTTTCCTCATGTGGGACCTTTAGGGATGTTACGTCGCCAGGACCGGGAGGCGATCGCCGAGGCCCTGACTCTTACCGCCATGACCGAATTTGCCCATCGCCGTCTGGATAATCTCTCCGGAGGAGAACGACAACGGGCCTGGATTTCTCTAGCTTTAGCTCAAGAAACGCCTTTATTATTATTAGATGAACCGACGAGCTTTTTAGATATTGGACATCAGCTAGAAGTGTTAGAAATTGTCCGTCACCTGAATCGCGATCGGGGGATGACAATTATTTTAGTCCTCCATGACTTAAATCAAGCCGCCCGTTACAGCGATCGCATGGTGGTTCTCAAACGGGGACGAATTATAGCCGATGGAACTCCCCGTCGCGTCTTAACCCCGGACCTTTTAGCCGAAGCCTTCGGAGTCCGCGCCCGAGTCACCCTGGAACCGGAAACCGGAATTCCCTTATGTTTTCCCTATGCCTATATTGGCAATGCTCCCCTGCCTGTAGATGCTCCTCAATCTTAG
- a CDS encoding sucrase ferredoxin: MSHISCSELTRQSGNSLSGTALTYENYLLVECPPPWNSYDLETPRIPDNLRAVGNEIYGNKPVKNRILLIYNPLYHQENTLRVLTFRKPGGSVLGYVGQEFFVSDINEVASLAHHCFTSPREKLEKNHLKTRDILICTHGQNDRCCARYGNPLYRQALKIIEDLSLTNLRIWQTSHIGGHRFAPIAVAFPDGRYYGQIDSSALQPLLMQSGSLHDLSRAYRGWGILPKPVQLLEKTLLQEWGWQGLNYKMTGRIVTENPEAFYYRVELEVKREGKVIIYQADVIGDKQTRIELPESCVGNWQETVMNYQVQGIEVIAQQESLSLP; this comes from the coding sequence ATGAGCCATATTTCTTGTTCAGAATTAACTCGCCAATCTGGTAATTCCCTCAGTGGCACTGCATTAACCTACGAAAATTATCTCTTAGTTGAATGTCCTCCTCCTTGGAACTCTTATGATTTAGAAACGCCAAGAATTCCCGATAATCTTCGGGCAGTCGGGAATGAAATTTATGGGAATAAGCCCGTTAAAAATAGAATTCTGCTCATTTATAATCCCCTGTATCACCAGGAAAATACTCTCCGTGTCTTAACCTTTCGGAAACCCGGAGGGTCTGTTCTAGGATATGTGGGTCAAGAATTCTTTGTTTCTGATATCAATGAAGTTGCCTCCCTTGCTCACCACTGCTTTACCAGTCCCCGGGAAAAATTAGAAAAAAATCATCTCAAAACCCGAGATATTTTAATCTGTACCCACGGCCAAAATGACCGATGTTGTGCCAGATATGGCAATCCATTATATCGCCAAGCCTTAAAGATAATTGAGGATTTATCATTAACCAATCTAAGAATTTGGCAAACCAGCCATATCGGGGGCCATCGCTTTGCACCGATTGCAGTCGCCTTTCCCGATGGCCGATATTATGGTCAAATTGACTCCAGTGCTTTACAACCTTTACTGATGCAGTCCGGTTCGCTTCATGACTTATCCCGTGCCTATCGCGGTTGGGGAATTTTACCCAAACCCGTGCAACTGTTAGAAAAAACACTGTTACAAGAATGGGGATGGCAGGGATTAAACTATAAAATGACAGGGCGAATTGTCACTGAAAATCCGGAGGCTTTTTATTACCGAGTTGAATTGGAAGTGAAAAGGGAAGGAAAGGTGATAATTTATCAAGCTGATGTAATTGGGGATAAACAAACCCGGATAGAGTTACCGGAATCTTGTGTGGGAAATTGGCAAGAAACCGTCATGAATTATCAGGTCCAAGGAATAGAAGTGATAGCCCAGCAGGAATCACTTTCTCTCCCCTAA